The region CGGAATAGAGGGTGAACCAAGGGCGATCGTTCTGCTCAACTTGCCAGGTGATATAAGGATGGCAGAGGGCTAGTTGATGAATGATGAGTTGCACTGCCCGCAGTTGTTGAGCTAGGGGTGGTAGCCCGTCGCGTCGGCCTAGCCATTGGGCGAACAGGTCACTGACAGTAACGACGGTACCAGGAGCGATCGCGGCTACTTCCACCTGAGCAGGCTTTCCTTGGTGATCATATACCACTCGCCACCCTTCCTTGGCTGATGGTTCTCGACTACAAATCTCCAAGGTTGCTAATTGGGCGAGGCTGTGCAGCGCCTCACCCCGGAAGCCCAAGCTGGTAATTTGCCAGAGGTCTCTACTGGAGCGAATTTTACTCGTGCTGTGGGGTAGAGCAGCTTGCTTAAGGTTGGCGATCGTCATCCCCTTGCCGTTATCTGCAACTCGCACTCGCCACTGGTCAGCCCAAATAGCGATGGCCAGTCGTGTTGCTCCTGCATCAATCGCATTTTCAGCCAACTCCCGCACGACGGCTGCTAAGGAGTCAATCACCTCGCCTGCGGCAATCAGATGCACAACATTAGTTGGGAGCGATCGAATCGAAGCCATTATCACCAGAAGCCTGACATTAGGACATCACTCAGTGAGTAATGTTCCTTTTCTAGCGCATATGTATGCTTAGCGCATAACTCTCCTAACTATGGAATCCAGTGACTAGGGTAAAACTGGATCCATAGTAGGCTCAGGAGCTTTGTCAAGTTGGGCAATCACGGCCATGACAGCACTGCGACTGAGTTTGCTTTCACCCTGACTGAGTACATCCAGGGTGGCATGGGCT is a window of Cyanobacteriota bacterium DNA encoding:
- the mutL gene encoding DNA mismatch repair endonuclease MutL — encoded protein: MASIRSLPTNVVHLIAAGEVIDSLAAVVRELAENAIDAGATRLAIAIWADQWRVRVADNGKGMTIANLKQAALPHSTSKIRSSRDLWQITSLGFRGEALHSLAQLATLEICSREPSAKEGWRVVYDHQGKPAQVEVAAIAPGTVVTVSDLFAQWLGRRDGLPPLAQQLRAVQLIIHQLALCHPYITWQVEQNDRPWFTLYS